A part of Paenarthrobacter sp. A20 genomic DNA contains:
- a CDS encoding sulfite oxidase, producing MSKHHVKQRAAKAATPGQPTEGPLTHEELQLSGRNHSMPLEALHDDITPAGLHYLLIHFDIPHVSVETWRLRLGGAVEHGLDLSLEDIKARPAVTLPVTMECAGNGRSLLAPRPLSQPWVLGAVGTAEWTGTPLAPLLEEAGLASDAVELVFTGADNGIQGGVEEPYARSLTVAEAMHPEVMLVYAMNGNPLPIQHGFPLRLLVPGWYGMASVKWLTSIEAVTSRFMGFQQAVAYHYLQGPDGPGLPVTHIRVRSLMIPPGIPDFFTRRRIVDAGPVMLHGRAWSGHGEVERVEVGIDGEWMPAHVDPPLGDFAWRSWSMVWVASAGEHVLRCRAMDTSGALQPTDQVWNYQGIGNNMAQRVEVTVR from the coding sequence ATGTCCAAACACCATGTCAAGCAAAGAGCAGCGAAAGCCGCCACCCCCGGACAGCCGACCGAAGGTCCCCTGACCCACGAAGAACTGCAACTTTCAGGGCGGAACCATTCCATGCCGCTGGAAGCCCTGCACGACGACATCACGCCGGCAGGCCTTCATTACTTACTCATCCATTTCGACATTCCGCACGTTTCCGTTGAGACATGGAGGCTGCGGTTGGGCGGGGCTGTTGAACACGGTCTTGATTTGAGTCTTGAGGACATCAAAGCCAGACCGGCTGTCACCCTGCCTGTGACCATGGAATGCGCAGGCAACGGGAGGTCGCTCCTGGCACCGCGACCCCTGAGCCAGCCTTGGGTCCTTGGTGCGGTGGGCACAGCCGAGTGGACCGGAACTCCCTTGGCACCCCTGCTGGAGGAGGCAGGGTTGGCGAGTGACGCCGTCGAACTTGTCTTTACCGGTGCCGACAACGGTATCCAAGGCGGCGTCGAAGAGCCGTATGCCCGCAGCCTGACCGTCGCTGAGGCGATGCATCCCGAAGTGATGCTGGTCTACGCCATGAACGGGAATCCCCTGCCGATCCAGCACGGATTCCCCCTGCGGCTGCTGGTGCCGGGTTGGTACGGCATGGCGAGCGTGAAGTGGTTGACGTCGATTGAAGCCGTGACATCCCGGTTCATGGGGTTCCAGCAGGCGGTCGCTTACCACTATCTGCAAGGTCCCGACGGCCCAGGCCTGCCCGTGACGCACATCCGTGTTCGCTCGCTGATGATTCCTCCCGGGATTCCTGATTTCTTCACCCGACGCCGCATCGTTGACGCCGGTCCCGTAATGCTGCACGGCCGCGCGTGGTCCGGACACGGCGAAGTGGAACGGGTGGAGGTGGGGATCGACGGCGAATGGATGCCTGCACATGTAGATCCGCCGCTGGGTGATTTCGCGTGGCGGTCGTGGTCCATGGTGTGGGTAGCCAGTGCGGGCGAGCATGTGCTGCGCTGCCGGGCGATGGATACCTCGGGCGCACTGCAGCCCACCGACCAGGTGTGGAATTACCAAGGCATCGGGAACAACATGGCGCAGCGTGTTGAGGTGACGGTGCGGTAG
- a CDS encoding RNA-binding S4 domain-containing protein yields MSIPSSSPANVRVDAWLWAIRAYKTRSAATAACRAGHIRINGNPVKASQSVIIGDTIRVRESGWERIFEVRRLIAKRVGAEAASHCFTDHTPPRPVAPKLGLPQRDRGAGRPTKKDRRDMEKLRG; encoded by the coding sequence ATGAGCATCCCGTCTTCTTCCCCAGCCAACGTCCGAGTCGACGCCTGGTTGTGGGCGATACGCGCCTACAAGACCCGCTCCGCTGCCACGGCCGCCTGCCGTGCCGGGCACATCCGCATCAACGGAAACCCGGTGAAGGCTTCGCAAAGCGTGATCATCGGCGACACCATCCGGGTCCGCGAATCCGGGTGGGAACGGATCTTCGAGGTGCGGCGCCTGATCGCCAAGCGCGTCGGAGCCGAAGCCGCCTCCCACTGCTTCACCGACCACACTCCCCCGCGCCCCGTCGCCCCCAAACTCGGACTCCCCCAACGCGACCGCGGCGCTGGCCGACCCACCAAGAAGGACCGTAGGGATATGGAGAAGCTGCGGGGGTAG
- a CDS encoding DUF6318 family protein: MPVPVMPDLAKENSKVGLEAFIGYYYAQLSYSYETGSTEQLAPLSSPTCTLCTSLRKGIEAGWQDGRWIAGATIRSATVETTFDLSASTQVAAVQVIQEPIEIRDKEGSLYQEPTVATNSASRAELRFADQRWLLVDLGLIR; the protein is encoded by the coding sequence GTGCCGGTTCCCGTGATGCCCGACCTGGCGAAGGAGAACTCGAAGGTTGGGCTGGAGGCGTTTATTGGGTACTACTATGCCCAGTTGAGCTACAGCTACGAAACCGGGTCAACAGAACAATTAGCGCCCCTTAGTAGTCCCACCTGCACCCTATGTACTTCCCTCCGCAAAGGCATTGAGGCTGGTTGGCAAGACGGTCGGTGGATCGCCGGGGCCACAATCAGATCGGCAACGGTTGAAACTACCTTTGATCTATCCGCGTCAACTCAAGTCGCCGCCGTGCAGGTCATCCAGGAGCCAATCGAAATCAGGGATAAAGAAGGATCTCTGTATCAGGAGCCGACAGTTGCAACGAACTCCGCGAGTCGAGCGGAGCTGCGGTTTGCGGATCAGCGCTGGCTACTGGTCGACCTTGGTCTGATCCGTTAG
- a CDS encoding PKD domain-containing protein: MSFLFQSALAEAKEPKIDIGYVENGLELAGTQWTRDPVTGEFIPKIDGSPAAEDPNQYMADVHCRSGGTDTPDKGCLTMECPAKTPDGEEGTPVIWRQAPKSITSPTWTDYPAVSGPTCLYDPEPENVLANIAARILTDFRQLPVSPGTLEAQPFPHTLKGGPTNFYATAGEQGFDVTILGQAVHLTATPASYTYAFGDGTTLGPTPVAGYSIPEAEWLSNKTRTSHIYTETGNYQATLTASFTGTYSVNNGPPLPINGTLDITTPAKTIHVWKTERALVADTCQENPKSWGCPGAESG; the protein is encoded by the coding sequence ATGTCATTTCTGTTTCAGAGCGCACTCGCCGAAGCGAAAGAGCCAAAAATTGACATCGGCTACGTCGAGAATGGTTTGGAACTGGCCGGCACTCAATGGACAAGGGACCCCGTCACCGGCGAGTTCATTCCGAAAATCGACGGTTCGCCGGCCGCCGAGGACCCGAACCAGTACATGGCTGACGTTCACTGCCGGTCTGGCGGAACGGATACACCAGACAAGGGTTGCCTGACGATGGAATGCCCGGCCAAGACACCTGACGGAGAAGAAGGCACCCCGGTGATCTGGAGGCAGGCACCGAAATCCATCACTAGTCCCACATGGACGGACTACCCAGCCGTCAGCGGACCGACGTGCCTATACGACCCTGAACCTGAGAACGTCCTGGCCAACATCGCCGCCCGCATCCTCACCGACTTCCGACAACTACCCGTCAGCCCCGGAACCCTCGAAGCCCAGCCGTTCCCGCACACCCTCAAAGGCGGCCCCACCAACTTCTACGCCACCGCTGGAGAGCAAGGCTTCGACGTCACCATCCTCGGCCAAGCCGTCCACCTGACGGCAACACCGGCGAGCTACACCTACGCCTTCGGCGACGGAACAACCCTCGGACCAACACCGGTGGCCGGCTACTCCATCCCCGAGGCAGAGTGGCTCAGCAACAAGACGCGCACCAGCCACATCTACACCGAAACAGGCAACTACCAAGCCACCCTCACGGCAAGCTTCACCGGCACCTACTCCGTCAACAACGGCCCACCACTACCCATCAACGGAACACTCGACATCACCACACCGGCCAAAACCATCCACGTCTGGAAAACAGAAAGAGCACTCGTAGCCGACACCTGCCAGGAAAACCCCAAGTCATGGGGCTGCCCCGGCGCAGAGAGCGGATAA
- a CDS encoding DUF3817 domain-containing protein produces the protein MQPRTLFRTVAFAEAVTWTLLLIGLFLKYVTRTTDVGVSIAGGIHGFVFLCYAATAAFTWINQKWTTRTGLLAIASAVIPYATIPMEKSLDRRGLLAGDWRLAAGGDAPKGGFEKAQAWVLRNPILAVVVTLVAVGAVFSFLLFMGPPDTWFS, from the coding sequence ATGCAGCCCCGCACCTTGTTCCGTACCGTCGCTTTTGCCGAGGCCGTGACATGGACGTTGTTGCTGATCGGGCTGTTCCTCAAGTACGTCACGCGGACCACCGACGTGGGGGTGAGTATCGCCGGAGGCATCCACGGCTTCGTGTTCCTTTGCTATGCAGCGACTGCCGCTTTCACCTGGATCAACCAGAAGTGGACAACCCGCACAGGACTCCTTGCCATTGCGTCGGCTGTCATTCCCTACGCCACCATCCCCATGGAGAAATCCCTCGACCGTCGCGGCCTCCTCGCCGGCGACTGGCGCTTGGCCGCCGGTGGCGATGCGCCTAAGGGAGGATTCGAAAAAGCCCAGGCCTGGGTGTTGAGGAATCCCATCCTTGCCGTTGTTGTGACACTCGTGGCCGTGGGCGCAGTGTTTAGCTTCCTGCTGTTCATGGGCCCTCCGGACACCTGGTTCTCCTAA
- a CDS encoding FadR/GntR family transcriptional regulator: MNLSDSRTAGQQEPQGAHMPISRISAAEAVFAALRRAIEGGQFDIGTKLSSEATLAGQYGVSRSVIREALRSCNTLGLTVTKTGKGTFIVANKVANDLTLGQYSARDLNEARPHIEIPAAGLAAQRRTDEELEHLKEIVQEMLSENDPEAWVNLDASFHSAVARASGNRVFASVVSDIREALAHQSETLNLVADRQHRSDEEHVAVLNAIEAGDSEAASKAMAAHLQAVSVALDTILSK, encoded by the coding sequence GTGAACCTGTCAGACAGCCGGACAGCCGGACAGCAAGAGCCCCAGGGTGCGCATATGCCCATCTCCCGCATCTCCGCAGCTGAAGCGGTCTTCGCGGCCCTGAGGCGAGCCATCGAGGGCGGCCAGTTCGATATCGGCACCAAGTTGAGCTCCGAAGCAACGCTCGCTGGTCAGTACGGCGTCAGCCGCTCCGTCATCCGGGAAGCGCTGAGGTCCTGCAACACGTTGGGCCTCACGGTCACCAAAACCGGCAAAGGCACGTTCATCGTGGCGAACAAGGTTGCTAACGACCTTACCTTGGGTCAGTACAGTGCACGGGATCTCAACGAGGCACGTCCGCACATCGAGATTCCGGCGGCCGGGCTCGCCGCCCAGCGCCGCACTGATGAGGAGCTGGAGCACCTCAAGGAAATCGTCCAGGAAATGCTCAGCGAGAACGACCCCGAAGCCTGGGTGAACCTGGACGCGAGCTTCCATTCAGCCGTGGCCCGCGCCAGCGGAAACCGGGTGTTCGCCAGCGTCGTCTCGGATATCCGTGAGGCACTGGCCCACCAGTCCGAAACCCTTAACCTCGTAGCAGACCGGCAACACCGCTCGGACGAGGAACACGTTGCCGTGCTCAACGCGATCGAAGCGGGCGACTCCGAAGCCGCAAGTAAAGCCATGGCCGCCCACCTGCAGGCCGTCAGCGTGGCACTGGACACGATCCTCAGCAAATGA